Sequence from the bacterium genome:
TCCTTTCGATCCGGAACGATTCGAGGGTAACGTCGCCCCGGAATGATTCTGTCCGATCGGTCCATCCGGGAACAGATCGCCCTCGGGCGCGTCGCCATCGAACCGCTGGCCGACGACGCTGTCCAACCCTCCTCGGTGGATCTGCGCCTCGACCGCTACTTCCGGGTCTTCCGGAACCACACGATGGGCTGCATCGACGTCAAGAAGGATCTCGGCACCCTCACCGAACCCCTGGAGATCGGCCCCGACGGCGTGTTCATCCTGCACCCCGGCGAGTTCGTGCTGGGCTGCACGCTCGAGCGGGTGAGCCTGCCGGACGATCTGGTCGGGCGCCTCGAGGGCAAGTCGAGCCTGGGTCGGCTCGGGCTGTTGATTCACTCCACCGCCGGGTTCGTGGACGCCGGCTGGCAGGGTCAACTCACGCTGGAACTCTCGAACGTGGCAAACCTGCCGATCACGCTCTATCCGGGGATGAAGATCGGCCAGATCAGCTTCATCGCCATGAGCACCGCCGCGGAGAACCCCTACGGCTCGCGGGCGGTCGGCTCCAAGTACCAGGGCCAGGTCGGTCCGATCCCCAGCCGCTAC
This genomic interval carries:
- the dcd gene encoding dCTP deaminase; this translates as MILSDRSIREQIALGRVAIEPLADDAVQPSSVDLRLDRYFRVFRNHTMGCIDVKKDLGTLTEPLEIGPDGVFILHPGEFVLGCTLERVSLPDDLVGRLEGKSSLGRLGLLIHSTAGFVDAGWQGQLTLELSNVANLPITLYPGMKIGQISFIAMSTAAENPYGSRAVGSKYQGQVGPIPSRYWENF